One part of the Aspergillus luchuensis IFO 4308 DNA, chromosome 5, nearly complete sequence genome encodes these proteins:
- a CDS encoding DUF1772 domain-containing protein (COG:S;~EggNog:ENOG410PTAW;~PFAM:PF08592;~TransMembrane:4 (o16-41i69-85o105-123i158-180o);~antiSMASH:Cluster_5.15): MYTTDTLPTSFCIAQAIGLSGAAWLSGNIFSLSLMTIPALLQSHKEHRIPLSTITKQWALVYETGKNRAPPIALFTATTLLYLSWETRAQSTLAAIAPRGATTTYAIAAALTIAIVPWTILAMKGTNDALMEKAKVGVQDEKDPQEGEKVLGLLNRWALLNGARAMWPLAGFLVGLLAVAP, from the exons ATGTACACAACAGACACCCTCCCAACAAGCTTCTGCATAGCCCAAGCAATCGGCCTCAGTGGCGCCGCTTGGCTCTCGG GAAACATATTCTCTCTATCCCTGATGACAATTCCAGctctcctccaatcccacAAAGAGCACAGGATTCCCCTATCAACAATCACCAAACAATGGGCCCTCGTCTATGAAACGGGCAAGAACCGTGCCCCCCCGATCGCTCTcttcaccgccaccaccctcTTGTATTTGTCCTGGGAGACGAGAGCACAGAGCACATTGGCAGCGATTGCACCACGGGGAGCTACAACTACGTATGCGATCGCTGCTGCATTGACGATTGCCATTGTGCCGTGGACTATCCTGGCTATGAAGGGCACGAATGATGCTTTAATGGAGAAGGCTAAGGTGGGCgtgcaggatgagaaggatccTCAGGAGGGCGAGAAGgtgctggggttgttgaaTAGATGGGCGTTGCTTAATGGTGCCAGGGCTATGTGGCCTCTCGCTGGGTTTTTGGTGGGTTTGTTGGCGGTTGCGCCTTGA
- a CDS encoding putative NRPS-like protein biosynthetic cluster (COG:I;~EggNog:ENOG410Q1IU;~InterPro:IPR042099,IPR000873,IPR025110;~PFAM:PF00501,PF13193;~SMCOG1002:AMP-dependent synthetase and ligase;~antiSMASH:Cluster_5.15), translating to MKSTHSHDVVTFSLDAQVEYDLCKPLFIDPQEPSRSLNATQFRFLAHSLIAGLKAHGLGRGDCVLLHTGNNVLYTALFLAIIGAGGVYMGSNPHSQLQELNHTVSLTHPKWIITEPEGLSTVCTIANKHKLPDDHIILLDDATITKTIHFVHDPSVPPPQTTDKTTLLALLSYGTSPPLPIPDAATAASTPAALYSTSGTTGLPKAAVLSHGSLIAQHASISHSSPYPVTRLISLPIFHLFSSLWTHLFPIRYGEPLYLLRDFQFPLFLSTVHRYQITETYLVPAMVHMLNQAPATQDVKTRLSSLRYIGVAGAPIDRASMSAFQDLLHPDACAGQVWGMTECGVVFQQRYPANGRPGQGDLGSIGPITAGCEARLVSGAEVVKDDEVPGQLYVRGPGLFTGYLGRNESMVDAEGWFDTGDVAYVKNGEYFIVGRTKELIKVRGYQVCPAEIEAVLLQHPLIADVAVIGTCLSDGSSEAPRAYVVRARAPGARVSSDEVYDFARQRLAAYKALDGGVFFVERIPRTVSGKIQRGKLASMNERRDALAGLLARFKTKDVGGVKGRASVVV from the exons ATGAAGTCCACCCATTCTCATGACGTGGTCACTTTCTCCCTGGACGCCCAGGTGGAGTATGATCTTTGCAAGCCCTTGTTCATCGATCCCCAGGAGCCCTCTCGGTCTCTCAACGCCACCCAGTTTAGATTCTTGGCGCACAGTCTGATTGCCGGGCTAAAGGCCCATGGTCTTGGTCGTGGCGACTGCGTCTTACTCCATACGGGGAACAAC GTTCTCTACACAGCCCTTTTCCTTGCTATCATAGGCGCAGGTGGCGTCTACATGGGCTCCAATCCACATAGTCAACTGCAAGAGCTTAATCACACCGTCTCCCTTACCCATCCTAAATGGATCATCACCGAGCCAGAGGGACTCTCAACAGTGTGTACCATTGCTAACAAGCACAAACTGCCTGACGATCATATCATCCTTCTTGATGATGCCACCATCACTAAGACCATCCATTTCGTGCACGACCCATCCGTACCTCCCCCTCAGACTACAGACAaaaccaccctcctcgcccttctgTCGTACGgcacctcccctcccctccccatccccgaCGCAGCAACCGCAGCCTCCACCCCAGCAGCCCTCTACTCCACCAGCGGCACCACCGGCCTTCCCAAAGCTGCCGTGCTCTCCCACGGTTCCCTGATAGCCCAGCACGCCTCCATCTCTCATTCCTCTCCTTACCCTGTGACACgtctcatctccctccctatCTTCCACCTCTTCAGCTCCCTCTGGACGCACCTCTTCCCCATTCGCTACGGGGAACCTCTCTACCTCCTGCGTGACTTCCaattccctctcttcctgtCCACTGTCCACCGATATCAAATCACCGAAACCTACCTCGTCCCTGCCATGGTGCACATGCTCAACCAAGCACCTGCCACTCAGGATGTCAAAACccgcctctcctccctccgatACATTGGCGTTGCTGGAGCACCTATCGATCGTGCCTCAATGTCTGCCTTCCAGGACTTGTTGCATCCGGATGCCTGTGCCGGACAAGTCTGGGGTATGACAGAGTGTGGAGTTGTCTTCCAACAACGCTACCCTGCCAATGGCAGACCAGGACAGGGTGACTTGGGAAGTATTGGACCTATCACTGCGGGGTGTGAGGCAAGACTTGTGTCTGGTGCTGAAGTGgtcaaggatgatgaagtcCCGGGACAGCTGTATGTGAGAGGGCCTGGTCTGTTCACGGGATACTTGGGACGTAATGAGTCCATGGTTGACGCTGAAGGGTGGTTTGATACGGGCGATGTGGCGTATGTCAAGAATGGGGAGTATTTCATCGTGGGCAGGACAAAGGAGCTGATTAAAGTGCGGGG ATACCAAGTTTGCCCCGCTGAAATCGAAGCCGTACTGCTCCAGCACCCGCTCATTGCGGACGTCGCAGTCATCGGCACCTGTCTATCGGATGGGAGTTCGGAGGCTCCCCGCGCATATGTCGTCCGAGCAAGAGCCCCCGGTGCTAGAGTTAGTTCCGATGAGGTGTATGATTTTGCACGTCAGCGGTTGGCGGCGTATAAGGCGTTGGATGGGGGCGTGTTCTTCGTTGAGAGAATCCCGCGGACTGTCAGTGGAAAGATTCAGAGAGGGAAGTTGGCCAGTATGAATGAGAGACGAGATGCGTTGGCAGGGCTGTTGGCGAGATTTAAGACGAAGGATGTTGGGGGAGTCAAGGGGAGGGCGTCTGTAGTGGTTTAG
- a CDS encoding type I iterative PKS (COG:I;~EggNog:ENOG410PIJA;~InterPro:IPR016036,IPR016035,IPR016039,IPR018201, IPR042104,IPR014030,IPR014031,IPR013968,IPR001227, IPR032821,IPR006162,IPR014043,IPR020806,IPR020807, IPR020841,IPR009081,IPR029063,IPR036736,IPR036291, IPR013217;~PFAM:PF16197,PF00109,PF00550,PF13489,PF13649, PF01209,PF02801,PF00698,PF13847,PF08659,PF14765,PF00106, PF08242,PF08241;~SMCOG1022:Beta-ketoacyl synthase;~antiSMASH:Cluster_5.15;~go_function: GO:0004315 - 3-oxoacyl-[acyl-carrier-protein] synthase activity [Evidence IEA];~go_function: GO:0016740 - transferase activity [Evidence IEA];~go_function: GO:0016746 - transferase activity, transferring acyl groups [Evidence IEA];~go_function: GO:0031177 - phosphopantetheine binding [Evidence IEA];~go_process: GO:0006633 - fatty acid biosynthetic process [Evidence IEA]), whose amino-acid sequence MTRTEPIAIIGTGCRFPGSATSPSRLWELLENPRDVASKPPTDRFNADAYYQAGKARPGMLVAPEAYFLQEDIRTFDAPFFKVSPAEAASMDPQQRLLMEVVYESLERAGLPLQHLQGSSTGVYCGSMSNDYQALLNADLNLLRPFSVTGTTPSILANRISYFFDWHGPSFVLDTACSSSLVALHLAAEALHNGDCTLAVVVGSNLILSPDPFIGESQMQMLSPTGRCRMWDAHADGYARGEGVAALVLKRLQDAVADGDPIECVIRSTGVNSDGRTEALTLPNGEAQRDLIRSTYARAGLNPLRREDRCQFFEAHGTGTLAGDPQEAFGITSAFFDDGSPPDDVIYVGSIKSVAGHAEGTAGIAGVLKASLAIQHGVIPPNLLFNELSPLVAPYTTHLQVPTQALPWPDLPSGSPRRVSVNSFGFGGANAHVILESFSGASSSSLSSGCELVTPEILPFVFSAASEASLTAVLRDYVRYLEEHPRVNLLELAASLLKKRSTLSHRLFLTAGTNERLREVLNSEVQRRSADTSSTITRRLTPGPKKILGVFTGQGAQWPQMGLDVISQCSQAQVWMKELQQALDTLPVEYKPTFSLLDELSAPDTTSRLNSAAVSLPVRTALQIIQVNILWSLGIEFAAVVGHSSGEIGAAYAARRLTLRDAIRIAYLRGVAAQHAGSQGKSGAMLAVSAPWDQAEAMCSDAAQSGTITVAAFNSPTSVTFSGDSDLITELEWVIESLGYSARRLRVDTAYHSSHMIPCADPYVQSMKQCQIQARQGFSGTKWFSSVFEDQVMDNLDIQYWSDNMLRPVLFSQALSAAIRDLPEMDAIVEVGPHAALQGPTKQTLSSIKPDEADVPYFGMANRKFGGIEALALAVGSFWANLGTETLDVSSYTRLFSPSMKLNYLVDLPTYPWDHSQRYWAVPRLSSTRINRRHPIHPLLGALTPETGDAEWRWRNFLRVQDLEWMDGHQVQSQVVFPATGYLVMALEAARIVADERLLQVVEIRELVIDRAITVPDNSSGVETLFTFYRTDNNGHKVTGVFTCQSSLNDDVFHCCASGRLEMTFGEPDATLLPSLGPTPPGLRPVDSDEFYQQLDGLGYGYSGIFRTLQNIWRRKDLANAKIPVFDAGSALLIHPATLDTGLQAIMAAMGDPNDGQLSRLYLPTRIASTIFNPSFYRVSSGQTLRGPYEVAATVSWTDSSGIRGDIDLFDNEGHGLVQIEGVEIAPLAQPSLDEITTFAERKWGPLLPNATLSRPPSLPGCYDEMNRLALLYLRDTQHQLTAEDRQRLDWLRGRYVAWMDMMLSRVQAGTHPHYPAEWLKGDYTPSISASQRQAIKYHLAVLEVTGPKLIGWLRGQANIMEELRRDDLLTRFYQDYAVRMMTCSLADVVSQLAFRYPRMKILEVGAGTGSATREVLARIGRDYHSYTFTDISAAFFEEAQGAFETHNDRFIYQVLDLERDPTEQGFAEHAYDLVIASNVLHATRSLTNTMTHVRRLLKPGGRVAVLEITNTEDVAVSAVFGAFEGWWLGEHDGRPWGPMVSSDTWDQVLQNAGFGGLETVSPPDVMAQTALAIFSAQAVDGHISKLQYPLSVPATGQYSDLILVGGSCAHTERLVTQVRDLVAPFFARISHAVTLEAFIPPPDASKAVVLVLSDMDSPCLQGVTAERLHGLQALFGTARKILWTATGNPGEQPYQAMTKGLLRTLSSENSHALLQHLTISDLDSIDTSILATTLMRLVHTDVYSDYSLADCTENPEWELRLENGIMMIPRVLPSRTMNRRLFSNRGFSSMDHVEPHSVPVNVIPEKASLTLVSLPQRALADQNSNQQSKDILFIQVHYATLSAIHVQSAGFLHIVLGREQKTRKRVIALSVNHGSVVSTPASWCLTAPSWLSEEHDAAFLHEVATAMVARHLVNTTPANTVLLVDEAATSLQQAVAVMASTKGIKVRFIKSTEVSRRSPTTIIIPPRSSSRAISRLLPDGVSVFTSFRLQTDSTLARIKSLLPPAVATYGLHTFYGNSSVSNLEGKGDSCADILATSCLFAEQQGGSQNTVATITPGDIQSYSLSSDPSIIVNWLHSGPVLTYPLPASSLVNLNAYKTYLLVGMTGDLGRSVCQWMITRGARCLVLTSRSPSVDPRWLEEMSALGARVIVMTMDVTDRTSVLRVHNHIQADLPPIGGIVNAAMVLQDGAFAKATLDDVTTVLKPKVDGSKILDELYQEDDLDFFILMGSIAGIIGNFNQSIYAASSVFVEELVLQRRLRGQVGSVVHPGEVHGVGYVARMGSQMRENLVRIIGKSVISERDLLEQFSEAILAGRPDSGRDPVIIAGIPMADPEVYPDVIWYKNPVLWPYVHHFRQSETLGSNQDHIPTKTQLQSAASLTEAADIIATGFSEKVRRKLQLPLDSDLPGSTLLSDVGVDSLIAVDLRVWFTKELGVDVPVLKLLGGLSIDTIARDAAELLDPALLPQVRA is encoded by the exons CATGGAAGTAGTATACGAATCTCTCGAAAGGGCCGGGCTGCCACTGCAACATCTGCAGGGCTCATCCACGGGAGTTTATTGTGGCTCCATGAGCAATGATTATCAAGCCCTTCTTAATGCAGATCTAAATCTGCTGCGCCCTTTCTCAGTCACAGGTACAACACCCTCGATTCTTGCCAATCGGATCTCATACTTTTTCGATTGGCATGGGCCCTCATTTGTTCTTGACACGGCATGCTCCTCCAGCTTAGTAGCACTGCACCTGGCGGCAGAGGCTTTACACAATGGTGACTGTACACTCGCAGTTGTCGTGGGCAGCAACCTGATTCTTTCCCCAGATCCATTTATTGGGGAGTCCCAGATGCAAATGCTGTCACCTACAGGGCGCTGTCGTATGTGGGATGCCCATGCGGATGGCTATGCTCGAGGCGAAGGGGTGGCCGCGCTCGTGCTGAAGCGCCTGCAGGATGCAGTTGCTGACGGTGACCCAATTGAATGTGTCATCCGCTCTACTGGTGTGAACTCTGACGGACGTACTGAGGCACTAACCCTGCCGAATGGTGAAGCGCAGCGGGATCTCATTCGCTCAACATATGCGCGCGCTGGTCTCAACCCCCTTCGCCGGGAAGACCGCTGCCAATTTTTCGAAGCCCATGGGACAGGAACACTCGCGGGTGATCCACAAGAAGCATTTGGGATTacctctgctttctttgaCGATGGCTCCCCGCCTGACGACGTTATATATGTGGGCTCCATTAAAAGCGTTGCAGGCCATGCGGAAGGCACAGCAGGAATTGCAGGGGTTCTCAAAGCATCACTCGCAATCCAACATGGTGTTATACCGCCTAACCTACTCTTCAACGAACTCAGCCCCCTAGTGGCTCCATACACCACTCATCTTCAAGTCCCAACCCAAGCACTTCCCTGGCCAGATCTTCCATCCGGGTCTCCACGACGGGTTTCGGTCAACTCATTCGGGTTCGGGGGTGCCAACGCGCACGTTATTCTGGAGAGCTTTAGCGgggcttcatcatcatcattatcatcaggTTGCGAGCTTGTAACACCGGAAATACTCCCATTCGTGTTTTCAGCTGCATCTGAAGCCTCGCTCACCGCGGTCCTACGAGATTACGTCAGGTATTTGGAGGAGCATCCTAGAGTGAACTTACTGGAGCTAGCCGCTTCTCTCCTCAAGAAGCGATCGACCTTGAGTCATCGCCTATTTCTTACTGCAGGCACCAATGAGAGGCTTCGGGAGGTCCTAAACAGTGAGGTGCAGCGGCGCTCTGCTGATACTTCCTCAACCATTACACGACGACTCACTCCTGGGCCAAAGAAGATATTAGGTGTTTTTACGGGTCAAGGCGCACAATGGCCACAAATGGGCCTAGATGTTATCTCTCAATGCTCGCAAGCTCAAGTTTGGATGAAGGAGCTACAGCAGGCCCTGGATACTCTTCCGGTAGAGTACAAACCTACTTTTAGTCTTCTAGATGAACTGTCTGCTCCTGATACAACCTCTCGGCTCAACTCAGCGGCAGTTTCGCTACCAGTGCGTACAGCGCTGCAAATTATCCAGGTCAACATTCTGTGGTCACTTGGGATAGAATTCGCGGCAGTTGTCGGGCACTCATCCGGTGAGATCGGTGCAGCATATGCGGCACGTCGGCTGACCCTAAGAGACGCTATTCGAATCGCCTATTTACGAGGAGTGGCAGCACAACATGCTGGCTCTCAGGGAAAGTCTGGTGCTATGCTAGCAGTTAGTGCACCTTGGGATCAGGCAGAGGCCATGTGTAGTGACGCGGCCCAATCAGGCACTATTACCGTGGCTGCCTTCAATTCTCCTACCAGTGTCACTTTCTCAGGCGACAGTGACCTGATCACTGAGTTGGAATGGGTCATAGAGAGCCTCGGCTATTCAGCACGGCGTTTGCGTGTGGATACAGCCTATCACTCTAGCCATATGATCCCTTGTGCTGATCCATATGTCCAATCCATGAAGCAATGCCAGATCCAGGCACGCCAAGGCTTCTCTGGCACCAAGTGGTTTTCCAGTGTTTTCGAGGACCAAGTCATGGATAACCTTGACATCCAATACTGGAGTGATAATATGCTTCGCCCTGTGCTCTTCTCTCAGGCATTGTCAGCTGCTATAAGAGATCTCCCCGAGATGGATGCCATTGTAGAGGTGGGACCCCATGCTGCTCTTCAGGGACCCACCAAGCAAACGCTGTCGTCCATAAAGCCTGACGAAGCCGATGTTCCTTACTTTGGAATGGCTAATCGCAAGTTTGGTGGTATCGAAGCCTTGGCACTCGCGGTGGGCTCGTTCTGGGCGAACCTAGGAACCGAAACTCTGGATGTATCATCGTACACCCGGCTCTTTTCGCCGTCTATGAAGTTGAACTATCTTGTCGATCTTCCCACATATCCATGGGACCATAGCCAAAGGTACTGGGCCGTTCCACGTCTATCGAGCACGCGCATCAATCGTCgacatcccatccaccccctccttgGCGCCCTTACCCCTGAAACTGGCGACGCAGAGTGGCGCTGGCGTAACTTCTTGCGGGTGCAGGACTTAGAATGGATGGACGGGCACCAAGTGCAATCCCAAGTTGTGTTTCCCGCTACAGGGTATCTTGTCATGGCTCTAGAGGCGGCCCGCATTGTTGCAGACGAGCGGCTGCTCCAAGTTGTTGAGATACGTGAGCTTGTCATTGATCGCGCGATCACCGTACCTGATAACTCCTCTGGCGTTGAGACGCTGTTTACCTTCTATCGAACGGATAACAATGGCCACAAAGTAACCGGTGTGTTCACCTGCCAATCGAGCCtcaatgatgatgtcttccaTTGTTGTGCATCCGGTCGCCTAGAGATGACGTTTGGCGAGCCAGATGCAACACTCTTGCCGTCATTGGGTCCGACACCCCCAGGATTGCGCCCTGTGGATTCAGATGAGTTCTACCAGCAATTAGATGGCCTGGGGTATGGCTACTCGGGTATATTTCGCACCCTTCAAAACATTTGGCGTCGAAAGGACCTTGCGAATGCCAAGATACCAGTCTTCGATGCTGGGTCAGCGCTTCTAATTCATCCTGCCACGTTGGACACTGGCCTCCAGGCCATAATGGCGGCGATGGGGGATCCTAACGACGGCCAATTATCCAGGCTATATCTCCCCACTAGAATCGCGAGCACAATATTTAACCCTTCTTTCTACCGAGTCAGCAGCGGGCAAACTCTCCGTGGCCCGTACGAAGTAGCGGCCACGGTGTCCTGGACCGATAGCTCAGGAATACGCGGTGATATCGATCTGTTCGATAATGAGGGTCATGGACTAGTCCAAATAGAGGGTGTTGAAATCGCTCCCCTCGCCCAGCCCAGTTTGGACGAAATCACGACATTTGCAGAACGGAAGTGGGGTCCTTTGCTGCCCAACGCGACGCTTTCCAGGCCCCCTAGTCTCCCAGGCTGCTACGACGAGATGAATCGCCTAGCTCTGCTTTACCTGAGGGACACGCAACATCAGCTAACAGCTGAGGATCGGCAACGGCTGGATTGGCTCCGAGGCCGTTATGTAGCCTGGATGGATATGATGTTATCCAGGGTGCAGGCTGGTACCCATCCCCACTATCCTGCCGAATGGCTCAAGGGTGATTACACTCCTTCCATCTCAGCAAGTCAGAGACAAGCCATCAAATACCACCTGGCGGTCTTAGAAGTTACAGGTCCAAAACTCATAGGGTGGCTGCGTGGCCAAGCCAACATAATGGAAGAGCTACGCCGCGATGATCTTCTGACTCGATTCTATCAGGATTACGCGGTTCGGATGATGACTTGCAGTCTTGCGGATGTCGTAAGTCAATTGGCCTTCCGATACCCTCGCATGAAAATTCTTGAGGTTGGGGCTGGAACAGGCTCAGCGACACGAGAAGTGCTCGCCCGAATTGGACGGGACTATCATTCATACACCTTCACCGACATCTCAGCGGCCTTTTtcgaagaagcccaaggcgCTTTTGAGACACATAATGATCGGTTCATATACCAGGTGTTAGATCTAGAGCGGGATCCGACAGAACAGGGCTTTGCCGAGCATGCGTATGATTTGGTCATTGCGAGCAACGTACTGCACGCTACCCGTTCCTTAACTAATACCATGACCCATGTTCGTCGGTTACTAAAACCCGGTGGACGAGTCGCTGTGCTTGAGATAACCAACACCGAAGATGTTGCCGTGTCGGCCGTTTTTGGCGCGTTTGAGGGATGGTGGTTAGGAGAACATGACGGTCGCCCCTGGGGGCCCATGGTCTCCAGTGACACCTGGGATCAAGTGCTGCAAAATGCAGGCTTCGGTGGGCTCGAAACTGTATCACCTCCAGATGTAATGGCTCAGACAGCGCTTGCGATCTTTAGCGCTCAGGCCGTTGACGGCCACATTTCGAAGTTGCAGTATCCATTGTCGGTGCCCGCCACGGGACAGTACTCGGATCTCATCTTAGTCGGAGGTTCCTGTGCCCATACAGAACGTTTAGTCACACAGGTCCGGGATCTTGTGGCCCCTTTTTTTGCTCGAATCAGCCATGCGGTTACTCTTGAAGCCTTCATCCCTCCGCCCGATGCATCAAAGGCGGTCGTTTTGGTTTTGTCCGACATGGATAGTCCCTGCCTCCAAGGGGTTACCGCAGAACGTCTCCACGGTCTGCAGGCACTGTTCGGGACTGCAAGGAAGATTCTCTGGACTGCGACTGGAAATCCTGGCGAGCAGCCGTATCAGGCCATGACTAAAGGCCTTCTACGCACTTTATCGAGCGAAAATTCACACGCTCTACTCCAGCACCTCACCATCAGTGACCTGGATTCTATTGACACTAGTATCCTAGCCACTACACTCATGCGACTTGTTCACACGGATGTCTACAGCGATTATAGCCTTGCAGACTGCACGGAGAATCCGGAATGGGAACTCCGGCTAGAAAACGGGATAATGATGATCCCTCGGGTGCTGCCCAGCCGTACGATGAATCGACGACTCTTCAGTAATCGTGGGTTTTCTAGTATGGACCATGTCGAGCCCCATTCGGTTCCTGTCAACGTTATTCCTGAGAAGGCGAGCCTTACCCTCGTCTCATTGCCACAGCGAGCCCTGGCAGACCAGAATTCAAATCAGCAGAGCAAggatattctttttattcaGGTTCATTATGCCACTCTTTCCGCTATCCATGTCCAGTCTGCTGGCTTTCTACACATTGTCTTGGGGCGAGAGCAGAAGACTCGCAAGCGTGTTATAGCGCTGTCTGTCAATCATGGCTCGGTCGTTTCTACACCAGCATCCTGGTGCTTAACGGCTCCCAGCTGGCTCTCTGAGGAACATGACGCAGCATTCTTGCACGAAGTAGCTACGGCCATGGTTGCCCGTCACCTGGTAAACACAACACCAGCCAATactgttcttcttgttgatgaAGCTGCCACCTCTCTTCAACAAGCAGTGGCCGTCATGGCTTCCACGAAAGGGATCAAAGTACGCTTTATTAAAAGCACTGAGGTcagccgaagaagcccaacCACGATTATCATACCACCACGTAGCTCATCGCGAGCGATATCGCGCCTGTTGCCTGATGGGGTCTCGGTTTTTACCAGTTTCAGACTCCAAACAGACAGCACCCTCGCTCGAATCAAGTCTTTACTGCCTCCCGCAGTAGCGACCTACGGCTTACATACGTTCTACGGCAACTCTTCGGTCTCAAACCTAGAGGGTAAAGGTGATTCCTGTGCAGATATATTGGCAACGTCCTGTCTGTTTGCAGAACAGCAAGGAGGCTCGCAAAATACTGTTGCCACGATTACTCCCGGTGACATCCAGTCATACTCACTCAGCAGTGATCCCTCCATCATTGTCAACTGGCTGCATTCGGGGCCAGTTTTGACATATCCCCTACCGGCTAGTTCTCTTGTAAACTTGAATGCCTACAAGACATATCTGTTAGTCGGAATGACCGGTGATCTTGGACGATCAGTTTGCCAATGGATGATCACCCGCGGCGCTCGATGCTTGGTTCTTACCAGTCGATCCCCAAGCGTTGATCCTCGATGGCTCGAGGAGATGTCGGCCCTTGGTGCTCGAGTCATTGTCATGACCAT GGACGTTACGGATCGTACCTCGGTCCTGCGCGTACACAATCACATTCAAGCAGACCTTCCCCCAATTGGTGGAATTGTAAATGCTGCGATGGTCCTTCAAGATGGCGCTTTTGCGAAAGCGACCCTAGATGATGTGACCACTGTTTTGAAACCCAAAGTCGATGGGAGCAAAATACTGGATGAGCTCTATCAAGAGGACGACTTAGATTTCTTCATCCTGATGGGCTCTATTGCCGGTATCATAGGTAATTTTAACCAATCGATCTATGCCGCCAGTTCGGTATTTGTGGAGGAGCTTGTTCTTCAGCGACGACTCCGCGGTCAAGTTGGCAGCGTTGTCCATCCAGGTGAAGTGCACGGCGTCGGGTATGTAGCCCGCATGGGATCGCAGATGAGAGAGAATCTTGTCAGAATTATCGGGAAATCGGTCATATCCGAGCGTGACCTATTGGAGCAGTTCTCAGAAGCTATCCTGGCCGGCCGTCCCGACTCTGGCCGTGATCCGGTCATCATAGCTGGTATTCCTATGGCTGACCCCGAGGTATATCCCGACGTGATATGGTACAAGAACCCCGTTCTATGGCCCTACGTCCACCACTTCCGGCAGTCGGAGACCCTGGGAAGCAATCAGGATCATATTCCCACTAAAACCCAGCTGCAGTCGGCAGCGAGCTTGACCGAAGCGGCCGATATCATTGCCACAGGATTTTCCGAGAAGGTTCGGCGCAAGCTACAATTGCCTCTGGATTCAGATTTACCTGGTTCGACCCTACTGTCCGATGTCGGTGTGGACTCGCTCATTGCAGTCGATCTACGAGTCTGGTTTACCAAAGAGCTGGGGGTAGATGTGCCGGTACTAAAGCTGCTGGGAGGGCTGTCCATCGATACCATAGCGCGCGATGCAGCTGAACTGCTGGACCCAGCGCTCCTGCCGCAGGTGCGGgcataa